A window of Prevotella fusca JCM 17724 genomic DNA:
TACGAAGTATCACGAAGCATTGCAGCATGCGAAGGAGCTCTACTCATCGTCGATGCAACGCAGGGAGTACAGGCACAGACCATCTCCAATCTCTATATGGCAATCGACCACAACTTGGAGATTATCCCTGTCATCAACAAGATTGACATGCCAAATGCCATGCCAGAAGAGGTTGAGGACGAAATTATTGACCTTATAGGATGTGACCCGGAAGACATTATCCGTGCCAGTGGAAAGACAGGCGAGGGTGTGCCAGAGATTCTTGAAGCCATTGTCAAGCGTATTCCTGCACCAACAGGAGACACCAAGGCACCGTTGCAGGCACTCATCTTCGACTCCATCTTCAATTCTTTCCGTGGTATCATCACACTCTGCAAGGTTGAAAATGGCGTCATTAGAAAAGGCGACAAGGTAAAGTTTGTACAGACAGGAATGGAATACACAGCTGATGAAGTTGGTGTGTTGAAGATGAACATGCTCCCAACCCAACAACTGTCAACAGGTGAAGTTGGATACATTATCTCAGGTATAAAGAATGCAACAGAGGTAAAGGTGGGTGATACCGTTACCCACATAAACAACCCATGCCAACAGGCCATTGAGGGATTCCAAGAGGTTAAGTCGATGGTCTTCGCAGGAGTCTACCCTATTGACCCGAATGATTATGAGGGGCTCCGTGCTTCATTGGAGAAACTCCAGCTCAATGACGCAGCACTTACATTCCAGCCAGAGAGCTCACAGGCACTGGGCTTCGGTTTCCGTTGTGGTTTCTTGGGATTGCTCCACATGGAGATTATTCAGGAACGACTGGACCGTGAGTTCAATATGGATGTCATCACTACCGTACCTAACGTAAGCTACATGGTGTATGACAAGCAAGGAAATGAAAAAGAAGTGCATAATCCATCAGGACTGCCTGACCAGACAATGATTGATCACATTGAAGAGCCTTATATCAGAGCATCTATCATTACATCAAGTGAGTACATCGGTCCTATCATGACACTCTGTCTTGACAAGCGAGGTGAGCTCGTCAGCCAGAACTACGTGAGTGGAAACCGCTTGGAACTCATCTTCATGATTCCATTGGGCGAGATTGTTATTGACTTCTATGACAAGCTAAAGAGCATCTCCAAGGGATATGCTTCCTTTGACTATCATATCGACTCGTTCCGTCCTTCCAAACTGGCAAAACTCGACATCCTTCTAAACGGAGAACCAGTCGATGCACTTTCAACACTGACACACGAAAGCAATGCCGTCGTATTCGGAAGAAGAATGTGCGAGAAGCTGAAAGACCTGATTCCACGTCAGCAGTTTGATATTGCCATCCAGGCGGCAATTGGTGCCAAGATTGTTGCACGAGAGACCGTAAAACAGGTGCGCAAGGACGTTACAGCCAAGTGTTATGGTGGTGACATCAGCCGCAAGCGCAAACTTCTGGAGAAGCAGAAGAAAGGTAAGAAACGCATGAAACAGATTGGAAACGTACAGGTTCCACAAAAAGCATTCCTTGCAGTATTGAAATTGGACTAAAATTCAAAGAAATAAGAAAGGATAGGAAAATGAAAGAATTGGTAAACGACACCAGGGATATTGCACGTGAATTAGCACGTAAATACAGTACGATGACCCATGACGAATTGGATGTACTTGAAAGTATCCTCGTACCAATGAAATTTGCCAAAGGACAGATGATCCTCAGTGAAGGTGAAACCTGCAAGCACTTCTATTATATTGAGAGAGGACTTATACGCCAGTTCTATTTCAAGAACGGGAAGCAGATTACCGAGCATTTAGGAGAGGACCGAAGCATCTTCATGTGTATAGAAAGTCTTTTCCGTGAAGAGCCTACTAAACTACAGGTGGAGGCTTTAGAGCCGACTTTGGTTTATGCTTTGCCTAAACACAAGCTGGAGCAGGTGGCACTTCATAATGTAAACATCCAGATTCTCTACCGTAAGATACTGGAAGAGAGTCTTATCACCTCACAGATTCACGCTGACCTTGTACGCTTTGAGACTGCACAGGCACGCTATAAGCGAATGTGCAAACTTAATCCTCAGGTTGTCTTACGTGCGCCACTGGTCTATATTGCCAGCTACCTACAGATGACACCTGAGACTTTAAGCCGTGTCCGCTCATCAACATTGCTTGATGACTGACCAGGCTGTGTACCAGACAGAAATCATCAAGGAACACCCATAAGAAGTTAGAGGAATTAAGCAATTACCTTATTATCTGCAGATTGAAGCAGATGATAGAAGAAGGTAATGGCTTAATTCCTCTAACTCCTTTTATTCTATATGACACCTTATATTGTTAGGACATGACATGTAAAGAACACTTACAAACCAAACAATCCGTTCTGCCTTACTCTTCCAATGCTCCTGCATAACTGACAATCCTCCCCTCGCTTGTTACACCTTCAATAACAAGGCGATACCCCGAA
This region includes:
- the lepA gene encoding translation elongation factor 4; translated protein: MNHIRNFCIIAHIDHGKSTLADRLLEYTQTIKITGGQMLDDMDLERERGITIKSHAIQMEYTSDKEKYVLNLIDTPGHVDFSYEVSRSIAACEGALLIVDATQGVQAQTISNLYMAIDHNLEIIPVINKIDMPNAMPEEVEDEIIDLIGCDPEDIIRASGKTGEGVPEILEAIVKRIPAPTGDTKAPLQALIFDSIFNSFRGIITLCKVENGVIRKGDKVKFVQTGMEYTADEVGVLKMNMLPTQQLSTGEVGYIISGIKNATEVKVGDTVTHINNPCQQAIEGFQEVKSMVFAGVYPIDPNDYEGLRASLEKLQLNDAALTFQPESSQALGFGFRCGFLGLLHMEIIQERLDREFNMDVITTVPNVSYMVYDKQGNEKEVHNPSGLPDQTMIDHIEEPYIRASIITSSEYIGPIMTLCLDKRGELVSQNYVSGNRLELIFMIPLGEIVIDFYDKLKSISKGYASFDYHIDSFRPSKLAKLDILLNGEPVDALSTLTHESNAVVFGRRMCEKLKDLIPRQQFDIAIQAAIGAKIVARETVKQVRKDVTAKCYGGDISRKRKLLEKQKKGKKRMKQIGNVQVPQKAFLAVLKLD
- a CDS encoding Crp/Fnr family transcriptional regulator, which encodes MKELVNDTRDIARELARKYSTMTHDELDVLESILVPMKFAKGQMILSEGETCKHFYYIERGLIRQFYFKNGKQITEHLGEDRSIFMCIESLFREEPTKLQVEALEPTLVYALPKHKLEQVALHNVNIQILYRKILEESLITSQIHADLVRFETAQARYKRMCKLNPQVVLRAPLVYIASYLQMTPETLSRVRSSTLLDD